ACATGGCATCCTGTGGGGTGAGAGTTCTACTTCCTGGCAGGCTCCAGCCTCACTCCTCTTTGAAGTCACAGAACAGCAGTGACACAGAAGCCCTTCACCTGAGAACGGCTTTTGTGAGCTAACCACCTTTTGTGGGTCTGGTGAGGTATGACTGAGTGGCATATCTGGCTACAGTATGTCTCACTGAGGACTGCTGACATTAGTGGCACAGTCACATGGTCACCCATGCTCCATCTATGGAGGTGGCAGTTCTTCCAGGAGTGCTGTAGCAGGACTGGTTGTCCTTCAAAGGCAGAGCTCCCTTTGGGATTCAGGATTTGTGTTTTGCTTCTAGGCCCCAACTTCCATAGTTGCAGTGAACCTTTGAGTTTGATCCAAAGGACAAATTTCGGAGGAAACTGCCAGCAATTAAGTTGAGGAGCAAAGGAGCCTATGCTGGATATCCAACAAAGAGCCCACTTCCTACAGTAGATTGTGAagactgcaagttcaaagccagcctaggctaaatgAGACTGCACACTCCACCACCTCTATAAAAGAACCACAAGCCTCAGTTGAGCTCTGGATACAAACTTTATTTCTATTACAAGGAAATAGATAATTAGAACAGTAAAATAAAACGGGAAGGGGCTGGAACCTCAGTCCTCATGAGGGCAGGCGTGGCCCTGGTGGGGGCATCGAGAACAAagcagtacattccccatcaggaacaGGGTGGTGAGTGACCCACAAGCACCAAAGTGGCCTCCAGTCCATGTGCGTGCATCTCAACTTGTCCCTAACATGCTGCAAACCCAAGCTCAGGCCCTTCCAGGGAGAGAATTGATTCACTGGTAGCTgagattcccagaaccctcctcTCTGTCCACCAGGACCACAAAGCACCAGAAGCAGTGGTGGTGATAGTCTGTCTAAGGATGGAGCCCTTATGAGCCAAGAGGGCCACAAATGCACTCATCTCACTACTGTCAAACAGTAGCAGCCAGGGTCTCCCAGCTAGCCCTCCCTCAAACCCAAACACGCACAGCACAATCTCAAAGACACAAAATGGCCATAAcctgggaaaaatgaaaacctgGAGTCTCTCCTCTTGACGAGCCTAAGAGGCAGTTGGACACTGCACCAGCACGCACGTGCCGCTAAGCATAGGGGTGGGCGGGAAGGGCCCCCATAGTCAGCattactcctcctcttcctctgcatcCCCCGCtccctgttgctttggaggctttgCCTGTTGCATATACAAGGGAAGACTAAGCAAGGAGAGTCCCAGACAGCTTTCCCCACAAAAAGCCATTAGGAGTTCAAGTTCTCAACTCACAACCCACCAGCCCCACCCATGTCTGCATCTGCCCAAGTTACCTTTGGGGCTCTGCTGTGGTAGCTGGCAGCTGTAGGGGTAACCCGAGAGCTCTGACCACCTTCACTCCTCCCGCTGCAGAAAAAGATCAGGAGTCAGCTTGCTGAGTGAGATGTGGGGACTGGAGGAGGAGACATCAGCACAACAAACCCCTGTGCACAGCAGATGTGGCAACACAGGCAAAATACAGACCCCGCAATGGAAGTGGGAGGAACAGTTAAAGCATGAGCCAAGCAAGCATGCGGTCttgggttccacccccagcaccacTGCAGAAAAAGGCAAAGTCCTTTCTTGTCCTGTGGACCACGTTGGACTCATTGTATTAATTACTCTGCATGTGTGCAATGTATGCTGGTGTATATGGCGTTCAGAGGACAATTATGTGGACCTGGTTTTTCTGTTCTACCTAGGTGAATTCTGAGGATTCAACTCAAGTCATGAGGCTTTtacagcaagtgtttttacccactgagccatctcgctagcCCCAGACTGCCCATTCATGCTCTCTTCAGCCACTATCAGCCCCCACCCATGCTGGGGCTGCTGCTTACCTAGCTCCATATCTCCCAGAGGGCCCATGAGGAAAAGAGGGCACAaggttttctggatagatatttcGAATAGAGTGGATCACTGGAGCATGCCCAGATGCTACAGGCCCATTCTGGCTGCCCCGACTCTGCCCTCTATCCTGGCTGTCTGAGTTGTTGAGTTTCAGCACACGAGGAGGGCTAGGCTGGCACTCagatctggggttacaggtagtcACATTGTTCATCGTTCTGCTGGGAGACAGCGAGCAGGTGGAGCCTTTTGCTGCTTCCTGCTTGACATCCATGTAGCCTGAAGATGGGTCTCCTGGGAAGAGAAGGCGGTGATGGCTTTAGGGGAAAGGCTACTCTAGCTGTTAGTGCTAGATTCAGGGAGACAACAGACAACTGCTCCCCATTAACAGCTGCGACTCTACATGCTGACTTCCCAACCCTCAAAGACAGCCTCCTAGATGAACAGCAAATGGATGCCACCAAACTCTGAAGGGTAATTAGTAACTGGCTTTGTGCTGGGATGTTTCAGAAACAGTTCTGTGCCCAGACAGACAATAATAAGGCAGTCAGGAGTCACATGTCACCACATTGACTCACAGCTATCTCTGAAGCCATAACCCTATAAAATCTGCACTGAGGACAGCTAGGGGTCATGTGGGGACCACTTAGCCTCAGAAGGTCCCCAGGAGACCTTCATGCATGCCAACTAGTGATGCAGGTAAGCCCCTAGAGAGATGAGAACTGGGAAGCAGGCCTGAGCCAGCAGTGCTGTGTAGCCTAGCTCAGCCCCAGCTGATACCCTGATGTTTGACCAGCCTCTTGGGCAGCTCTGGTGAAGTGTCTTCAGGCTGGGAATCCTGTGTAGGGATGCCCTCCATTGCATGGTGGTTTCCTGTGGCTGGGCGTTGATCACATTGGtcctaaacaaaaaaacaaaaaatgaatgcTGAGATTATTGGGGAGAACAGCAGCAGGCTGTCCCATGGGGACACTGAGACAAAGAGGAAGCCAGACCCTGGGAATGGACCACCATTAGGGGCTCCCGAGGCTGGTTGAGAGGTGAGAAAAGGGCTTTGGCTGGAATGTTGGAGTGGTAGCTTATTCCTGTCTCCTAGAGGACAAACAGAAGGTGTGCCCTTGAAATCTGAGGTgtacaaaaagcaaagaaaagtgaTGCCTGCACTGCTGACTTCATAAAAAATGTgactgaggaggaaagaaaagtatATTCCACAAACAGCCTGGAGCTCCAGACTGGAAAACTGGAAAAGGACTTTAGAGTATGTAATGTAGCCCCTTTCCTTCCAGAGGCTCACGTGAGTAGAACCAGGCTAGCACATGGAAAGCCGGAACTGGAGCCCAAGTCCCATGGACACAACTCTCCAATAGCATGACAGGAGAGCCTCCACTCTCAGGGGATGCCCCTCATCCCTCTGCTCAAATGCAGTCTCAGATGCAGATGCCATGGTCTCAGCTGCTAGAAATCAGGGCTCTTGAGGGCAAAGTGAGGGTGGAGAGCATCAACTGCCCTCCCAGATGACCCACAGGGACACCAGAGGGCAGCCTCCAGGGACTCTCACCTGATGGTGGAACAGCACCTCCTCTTCCAGCTGCACCCCACAGAACTCACAGGGGATGATGATGCTCTCTTCCACAGCAGCTGTGTTGCTCATGCCCACTAAAGTGTCTAATTGGTTACTTGTGGCCTGCtgtagaaagttctggaagatgACACCAGGATCCTCTACCCCCCTGATGGAAGAGCTGCCAGTATTGAGTGAACGTAAGGCATGTGAAGGGTTGCAGCTTGTCTGTCATTCAAAAAacatgttaaaaaatgaaaagaggttAAGGAAAAATTATACTGCTAAAACATTTTCTCTAAGAAACTCCTTTGACCCCCCTaagtgtggtgctggagaggccAGAGAGCACCACAGCACCTCCATGATCTGCTGTTCTCTACTGCACCCGCACCATCACACACCGCCCATGACCACATGATAAAACAAAGGCCAAATAGTCTTTTTATCCTTGTTAAAGGCCCAAACAATAGATGTATTCAAAGTGTTTGACACAATTTCTGAGAGCAAGGTATGTCCCTTTACCAAAGCTGAGACTAGTTGGCACCTGATAAATGCGGGCCTAGGCTCAGTACACAGACCAAGTACAAAGGGAAACATGGCCCCCTTATAACCAGGCACAGTGCTATATGCCACTTGGGACGATTCGCAGAAAGGTCATTTGAGCCTAAGAAGATGAGGCTGAGTGCTGCAGCCATATGGTAGCAGTAGTTACACCTCACCATAGGCACTGTGGTCACAAGGCCTCTGGTGGCTTGTGCCAGTGAGCACAGCCTGCTCACCTTCCTGTCTGAAGCTGTCAAGAATACACACCTGGTGGTCAATGAGCAGCTCCTCTGGGTACAGCTCCTCACAGAACTCACAGGGCAGCAGAGTCTCGTCAGCTGCACCTGCCGCCACAGGAACAAGAAGTGCAGTCAATCTTTTCACCTTAGGGGATCTGTCACACAAGTCTGACTTGGGGCAAGAGGGCTGCTGAAGTGCCATGAAAAGGACACAAAATAAACTCTTGTTTCAGGGGAGGGTTCACAGGACAAAGAAATTCTCTAAGTTTGGGAAAGACTGTGTGGAAAAAGGAcgctatttttgttttgttttggtttttggttttttcgagataggatttctcCTATCTCCTTTGGAGGCtgcccaggaactcacagagatccgcctgccactgcctccctagtgctggattaaaggcatgcgccaccaatgcccagcacgtGCTGCAATACCCAGCACTAAtactcttatttattttaaatttgtgtttgtaCTGGGAGATGGTACAGCCATGCCATGGGGCTCACGTGGTATCAAAGAACAACTTATGGGAGTTGGTTCCAAACCCAGGACCCTGgtcttggcaacaagtgcctctacccactgaactatctcacaGCCCAGTATTTCAATTTTATATGAGTAATGTAAGACTAACAGAAACTGTGGTgacagggaggggctggagagacccctccatggttaagagcacttgctcttcttgcagaggacctaggttctcTTCCTGGCAcctgaactccagttctgggTACTTCTGGCCTCCCAAGGCACtgaatgcacatggtgcacatgcatacaaacaagcaaaacagtcataaaaattaaataacaaaaaaatgtagTCTATGCAGAATAAGCAAACCTACCCTTTATGTCACTCAGAGAAGTGGGCCCACCATGTGCTGGGTCAGCCTCAGGCACAGACCCCCAGAAGCCCTGTTCTGCCATGCTGGAGGCCTGTCCTTCATTCTGCAGACTCAGGGCCAACATGAAGTCCAAGTGTGCATTATTTTCACCACTCTCTTTTGGGGACTGCCGGCTTCTAttcctttcttgcctttcttGTTCTTCAACTGGGAAGAAAACGACTCATTAGCACATTAGAGATTGCCACCATCCATGCCTGACAAGCTGTCAAACTAACAGAAACCTGCAGGCCCACTAGCAACCTCTGCCTTCAGAGACCTCTGAACCTGACATCTGCATAAGACAACACTCCATTAGGATCAAAAACAAATGACTAGTCAGCAGTGTTACTTAGACAGGCACTGTGCTAAACACTGCTCACATCTTATCTGCACTATGATTAAACAGTCAGGCTGCCTAGACAACCTGAGCCTCACCACTCCCTGTGCTGGTGAGCCCTGCTAACAACCTGAGGGCATGCTGCAGGTGCCTCAGGGACTAAGGACACTGTGAGGCCTACCACATCAATCCTAACAGCAATAGCATATGACAAGGTTCCATCATTCCTGCTGTACAGGCAAATCTGGTATCCTTGCCAGTGTCACCCGTGACTGTCATGTTTCTAACATCTAGATCTACTGGCTCCAAGGTCCTGTTGCCCTTTGTCTAGAACTGTGGCCTTACTCCCATTTTCTATGGCTAAGCCCAACTCACACAGATTATTCTGAATTGGAAAATGGGCTGTAGTGTTCCTCTGGCTGATAGGCCTACTGTGGAAAGGGTCCGACTCAAAGGCTCTCAGGGGCCTTCCAGGGAGTCTCATGGGAGGGTCCAGGGCCTCAATTTGTCTGAGGAGCTGGGATGCAATCCAGATTCCATCCTGATTCCAAGGCTCATCGTAGGCATCAGGAGGGAGGGcagcctcatttttcttttcctcctccactCGCCCACAGACTTCAGGGTGAGTCTTCAGCTCTTTCACAAGCACATTGCGCCCACAGCTGCCACACAGCTCTGTCCGGGCACCACAGTAATCTTCGTGCTCCTTCAGCTTGAGAACAGAAAGCTCCAGATCACAGTGCTGGCAGACAGCAAGCCGCAGAGGACACTCAGTTTCCTGCAAGGCAAGGTGGGAAGGCACTTATTATATGCAGAGATGCTGGAGTTCAACACAGGGCAAGAAAACTAAGTATCTACTTCAGGCTTCTCCTCCAACCCTGGCTGGAAGGCTATGCTGTCTAGGAATTATGAGCTGCAGGACATGTGTGATGGATTTGCAATAAAGGTGCTTGCGGCCAAAGCTGGCAGCCTGAATTTGAGATCCAGGACCTACATAGTAGAAGAACCGACTCCCACAAGTTACCCTGacaccacatgtgcactgtggcacacacacagccCATTACACACACTAactaaaaacaactaaaaaattaaaggaaaagccAATTTTCAACAGAGAATAAGCCACAGAATAGGTTAATCCCATTGGACAGATAGACTTGGTtccaaagggggaaaaacaaaGTTCCAAAGGGAGGGAGTACAGGAGCTAGACAATCCCATCTGGCAGGAGTCAGCCAAAGTTTCACCTGGGCCCTGAGCCTGGGTCTACATGAGAGCTGGTGAGAACAGGCTGTGTACAGGGTTTCTTGCTGCATGTGGCTCTGGTCTCAGCAGGCCTGGCCCCAGAAATCCCTCCTTCCCAGGGTGAGACTAACCATATGCTGCTTTAACTGTCTCTTCTCCAACTTCTTGTTACATTTGCATGTCACCTAGGATGAAAAGAATCAGTCAAGTGGCTCTGTAACAACATGCTCTCCCATTGCACATCTGGGAATGGGCAGTTCACCTGACAGTGTTCTGTGGCCATGTGAACGTCCATGTCGGATTTGGGGAATGGCTCCTTGCAGACAGGGCACACACCAATGTTCCTCTGACAGTGGATTTCATGGATGGTAAAATTAAACACGGGGATTTCCTTTTTGCTACAGAAATAAGCCAAAGAAAAAGGCAAGTATTACTAAGTGATCGATGACTTTTCTCACACAGTGGCAGCACATGGACACCTGTCCTGTAGGTCTTTGTCTCCATTAAccatttggttttgtgtttgtcttttcacaaaggatctcatgtagcccaggctggcctcaagtcaCTATGcaggtgtggaccaccatgccctgtttttttttttttaaacatgttaaccagtttattagaGGCCCggtagagtagggagactaagagagaagagaaacaggggtaatggctgaccgccatggccggtcaccatagagaagCAGAGCACGTAGGTGAAAGAGAGCGAagaagagagagagtaaagagtgAGTGTAGAGAGCTccctgcttgttttttgagacaggttctggaacacagactgtcctcaaattcaTAGTAACCTTCCTGCCCTAGCTTACTGAGTATTGAAAATGGAGgtattggggctagagagatggctcaaaggttaagagcactggctgttcttccagagcacctaagttcaattcccaggaaccacatggtggctcacaatctgtaatgaaatctggcaccctcttctggcctgcgggCATACAGACAGATGCTGTATACATATCAataattaaatctaaaaaatgttaaaaaaaaaaagaaaatggaggtaTGGCCTACCTTGCCTGGCtaacaatttttatttctgtttatttgctactgttttacttttgagacaggttcttgttagtgtagctttggttggcctggaactccttcctcagcctcttaaTTTCAGGGAGCCTTCTAACCCTGATACTTCCATGTCCTGGAATGTTAGATACCATATGAAAAGAGGTAACCACAAGAAATTTcaggggctgatgagatggctcagtgaacgAAAGTATTTGTTGCCAAGCCTAGCAACCTAAATTTGAtctccaggatccacatggtaggtagaaagagaactgattccaaaaaagtgcgccaccattgcccagcacagttttattattattattattttttacatgcatgtatgtatgggtatgtacacatgagggcaggtgcctgtggagaccagaggcgTGTgattcccagagctggagttacaggcgatGAAAACAATTCCTCACACAGGCCAGCAGGTCAGTTTGCCATGCTAAGCTTTTTCTTTTAGTTGCTCTGCTCTGGGTAACCTTGTTTTCACCAGCTTCTCCCTTGTGCTGCTTGAACTCCCTTAGCACAGTTATTTATACACAGTCCCAGGCCTCAGACTCCTTCAAATTAGAACAGACTGAAAATCAGGATGTTTCAGCCAAATGTCATTTTGCTTCTCaaatcacattttcttattttatccatGCCAATGATGATGGAGCCACTGACCTACACAGATATGCAAATGATGCTTGGAGTCTAAAGTGGCAGGTAGGGAGCGCCAGTAGAAAGCCACTCTCTAAAATGTGCCCTTTATCCCTGAGGGCAGGTCTAGCAGCCACAGCTCTGCTCAAAGCTGAACAGAGGAAAGCAGCAGAGAAGTGCTTTGCTCACACCCTCGCCAGCAGAGCAGTCTCTCCTTCAGCATCCCCTCCACCGCCTTGTGGTATGTGaagcacagaacacacacaccGTGATGCAGCTCTGCTTGGTAGCTACAGTGCTTGCTGTGCCAGCACAACACCTGAGTTTAGATTCCCAGGcacatgtaaaagccaggtgtcatggcagagacaggcatatttGGGGCTTGTGACCAGCCAATCTTGCTGAAATGGCAAGACA
This genomic stretch from Cricetulus griseus strain 17A/GY chromosome 4, alternate assembly CriGri-PICRH-1.0, whole genome shotgun sequence harbors:
- the Trafd1 gene encoding TRAF-type zinc finger domain-containing protein 1 → MAEFADDQAARLCDNCKKEIPVFNFTIHEIHCQRNIGVCPVCKEPFPKSDMDVHMATEHCQVTCKCNKKLEKRQLKQHMETECPLRLAVCQHCDLELSVLKLKEHEDYCGARTELCGSCGRNVLVKELKTHPEVCGRVEEEKKNEAALPPDAYDEPWNQDGIWIASQLLRQIEALDPPMRLPGRPLRAFESDPFHSRPISQRNTTAHFPIQNNLFEEQERQERNRSRQSPKESGENNAHLDFMLALSLQNEGQASSMAEQGFWGSVPEADPAHGGPTSLSDIKGAADETLLPCEFCEELYPEELLIDHQTSCNPSHALRSLNTGSSSIRGVEDPGVIFQNFLQQATSNQLDTLVGMSNTAAVEESIIIPCEFCGVQLEEEVLFHHQDQCDQRPATGNHHAMEGIPTQDSQPEDTSPELPKRLVKHQGDPSSGYMDVKQEAAKGSTCSLSPSRTMNNVTTCNPRSECQPSPPRVLKLNNSDSQDRGQSRGSQNGPVASGHAPVIHSIRNIYPENLVPSFPHGPSGRYGASGRSEGGQSSRVTPTAASYHSRAPKAKPPKQQGAGDAEEEEE